A window of Rhodococcus sp. SGAir0479 contains these coding sequences:
- a CDS encoding amino acid ABC transporter ATP-binding protein, with protein sequence MTAPMVRADRVCKNYGALQVLRGISLEVARGQVLCLIGPSGSGKSTFLRCINHLERVDAGRLYVDGDLVGYAERGGKLHELSPRAAARQRRDIGMVFQHFNLFPHRTVLDNIVEAPVLVKKVPRAKAVAQARELLDRVGLASKADAYPVQLSGGQQQRVAIARALAMEPKLMLFDEPTSALDPELVGEVLGVMKELAQDGMTMVVVTHEMGFAREVADQLVFMDGGVVVEAGEPRELLTNPRQERTRTFLSKLL encoded by the coding sequence ATGACGGCTCCGATGGTCCGCGCCGATCGCGTCTGCAAGAACTACGGGGCACTGCAGGTGCTGCGCGGCATCTCGCTCGAGGTCGCTCGCGGTCAGGTGCTGTGCCTGATCGGGCCGTCCGGCTCCGGCAAGTCCACGTTTCTGCGCTGCATCAATCACCTCGAGCGCGTCGACGCGGGCCGCCTGTACGTCGACGGCGACCTCGTCGGCTACGCCGAACGCGGCGGCAAACTCCACGAGCTGAGTCCCCGCGCCGCCGCCCGGCAACGGCGCGACATCGGTATGGTCTTCCAGCACTTCAACCTGTTCCCGCACCGGACCGTGCTCGACAACATCGTCGAGGCGCCGGTGCTGGTGAAGAAGGTGCCGCGCGCGAAGGCCGTCGCACAGGCTCGGGAACTGCTCGACCGGGTGGGGCTGGCGTCGAAGGCCGACGCCTACCCGGTGCAGTTGTCCGGTGGGCAGCAGCAGCGCGTCGCGATCGCCCGCGCCCTGGCGATGGAACCGAAACTGATGCTGTTCGACGAGCCCACGTCGGCGCTCGACCCGGAACTGGTCGGGGAGGTGCTCGGGGTCATGAAGGAACTGGCGCAGGACGGCATGACGATGGTTGTCGTCACCCACGAGATGGGGTTCGCCCGCGAGGTCGCCGATCAGCTGGTGTTCATGGACGGCGGTGTGGTCGTGGAGGCGGGGGAGCCGCGCGAGCTCCTGACCAACCCGCGGCAGGAGCGGACCAGGACCTTCCTGTCCAAGCTGCTCTGA
- a CDS encoding amino acid ABC transporter permease, whose protein sequence is MPANESRPPDVGAASEPEPIKAVPLRHPGRWVAAVVVLALFALFVYGAATNEAFHWDVYGQYLFDKRITAAAWKTIQLTVLAMVIAIVLGVVLAVMRLSPNPVLRSAAWVYLWVFRGTPVYVQLVFWGLFPAIYKTIDLGIPFGPQFVHLDIQTLEAGFLFAVIGLALNEAAYMAEIVRAGVGSVSEGQTEASTALGMSWAQTMRRTVLPQAMRVIIPPTGNELISMLKTTSLVAAVPYSLELYGRARDISGANFYPVPLLLVASTWYLAITSILMVGQYYIERHYSKGASRTLTAGQLQALADAQRRDEGGPA, encoded by the coding sequence ATGCCAGCCAACGAGAGCCGGCCGCCGGACGTCGGGGCCGCCTCCGAGCCGGAACCGATCAAAGCGGTCCCGTTGCGGCACCCCGGGCGCTGGGTCGCGGCGGTCGTCGTGCTGGCGCTGTTCGCCCTGTTCGTCTACGGGGCTGCCACCAACGAGGCATTCCACTGGGACGTCTACGGGCAGTACCTCTTCGACAAGCGGATCACCGCCGCGGCGTGGAAGACGATCCAGCTCACGGTGCTGGCGATGGTCATCGCGATCGTGCTAGGCGTGGTCCTGGCGGTCATGCGGCTCTCACCGAACCCGGTGTTGCGGTCTGCCGCGTGGGTCTATCTGTGGGTGTTCCGCGGCACGCCGGTGTACGTGCAGTTGGTGTTCTGGGGCCTGTTCCCGGCCATCTACAAGACGATCGACCTGGGAATCCCGTTCGGGCCGCAGTTCGTGCACCTCGACATCCAGACGTTGGAGGCCGGGTTCCTGTTCGCGGTGATCGGACTGGCACTCAACGAGGCCGCCTACATGGCCGAGATCGTCCGCGCCGGCGTGGGCTCGGTGAGCGAGGGCCAGACGGAGGCGTCGACCGCGCTGGGTATGTCGTGGGCGCAGACCATGCGCCGGACGGTGCTCCCGCAGGCGATGCGGGTCATCATCCCGCCTACCGGCAACGAACTCATCAGCATGCTCAAGACGACATCGCTGGTCGCGGCAGTGCCTTACAGCCTCGAACTGTACGGGCGTGCCCGGGACATCTCCGGGGCCAACTTCTACCCGGTGCCGCTGCTGCTGGTCGCCTCCACGTGGTACCTGGCGATCACGAGCATCCTGATGGTCGGCCAGTACTACATCGAACGGCACTACTCCAAGGGTGCGTCTCGGACCCTCACTGCCGGACAGCTCCAGGCGCTGGCGGACGCGCAGCGCCGTGACGAAGGTGGCCCGGCATGA
- a CDS encoding ABC transporter substrate-binding protein, whose amino-acid sequence MFARFASRVTAAVVASVVALGAAGCVTNDEGLVPVLPEIDVPRVAAIAEQLPPAIADSGKLRVGTNPPYAPNEFKDETGAIVGFDVDLLEAAGAVLGLTLDIKQTDFDKIIPAVQAGTLDVGMSSFTDTLEREKSVDFVTYYSAGVQWAQRAGDDVDPDDACGLRVGVQTTTIEDIDEVPAKSAACVAAGKPPIRKIKYDSQDDVANALILGRVDALSADSPVTAYAIKRSDGRIVPAGGVYDASPYGWVVAKGSPLAPVLQQAVQYLIDGGQYRTIAEAWGVEAGAIETSVVNGASN is encoded by the coding sequence GTGTTCGCTCGATTCGCAAGTCGCGTGACCGCTGCCGTCGTGGCATCCGTCGTCGCTCTCGGAGCCGCCGGATGCGTCACGAACGACGAGGGGCTGGTTCCGGTGCTGCCGGAGATCGACGTCCCCCGCGTCGCCGCGATCGCCGAGCAACTGCCGCCGGCGATCGCCGACTCCGGGAAACTCCGGGTCGGTACCAACCCGCCGTACGCGCCCAACGAATTCAAGGACGAGACCGGCGCGATCGTCGGGTTCGACGTCGATCTGCTGGAGGCCGCGGGCGCGGTCCTGGGCCTGACCCTCGACATCAAGCAGACCGACTTCGACAAGATCATTCCGGCGGTCCAGGCCGGCACGCTCGACGTCGGGATGTCGTCGTTCACCGACACGCTCGAACGTGAGAAGAGCGTCGACTTCGTCACGTACTACAGCGCCGGCGTGCAGTGGGCGCAGCGGGCGGGCGACGACGTCGACCCGGACGACGCGTGCGGACTGCGGGTGGGGGTCCAGACCACCACCATCGAGGACATCGACGAGGTGCCGGCGAAGAGCGCGGCCTGCGTCGCGGCCGGCAAGCCGCCGATCCGCAAGATCAAATACGACAGCCAGGACGACGTGGCCAACGCGCTCATCCTCGGCCGCGTGGACGCCTTGTCGGCCGACTCGCCGGTGACCGCGTACGCGATCAAGCGCAGCGACGGCCGCATCGTGCCCGCCGGAGGCGTGTACGACGCGAGCCCGTACGGATGGGTGGTCGCGAAGGGATCACCTCTCGCGCCCGTGCTGCAGCAGGCCGTGCAGTACCTCATCGACGGCGGCCAGTACCGCACGATCGCCGAGGCGTGGGGCGTCGAGGCGGGGGCGATCGAGACATCGGTCGTCAACGGCGCATCGAACTGA
- a CDS encoding isocitrate/isopropylmalate dehydrogenase family protein, with product MGSGSTGDPGNPRVGLLVGDGIGREIVPAARDVVDAALAAVALPEVDWVPLPIGSDAISTYGTPTPEHTLVALADLDAWILGPHDSASYPDPFRQQLTPGGAIRKRFDLYANIRPARALPGVRAVSPHMDLVIVRENTEGFYADRNMFAGVGEFMPTPDVGLAVGVVTRAACERIAHTAFRLAQQRRKRVTVVHKANVLSITTGLFRDVCREMGRHYPDVDVDDAHVDAMAAHLVRRGEDYDVIVTENMFGDILSDLAGELSGSLGTAASINASDTKVMAQAAHGAAPDISGRNRANPTAMIMSAAMLLDWLAAVRHEPALGTAAERIRGAVERTVASGVVTADLGGLASTSEFTESVIARVFRR from the coding sequence GTGGGTAGTGGGAGTACAGGAGATCCGGGGAATCCGCGCGTCGGACTGCTCGTCGGCGACGGGATCGGGCGGGAGATCGTCCCGGCCGCCCGGGACGTCGTGGACGCGGCGCTGGCCGCCGTAGCACTGCCGGAAGTCGACTGGGTGCCACTTCCCATCGGCTCCGACGCCATCTCGACGTACGGCACGCCGACGCCCGAGCACACGCTGGTCGCACTCGCCGATCTCGACGCGTGGATTCTGGGCCCGCACGACAGCGCCTCGTACCCCGACCCCTTCCGGCAGCAGCTCACTCCGGGCGGCGCCATCCGCAAACGGTTCGACCTGTACGCCAACATTCGTCCGGCCCGCGCGCTCCCGGGAGTGCGCGCGGTGTCGCCGCACATGGATCTCGTCATCGTCCGTGAGAACACCGAGGGGTTCTACGCGGACCGGAACATGTTCGCCGGGGTCGGCGAGTTCATGCCGACACCCGACGTGGGGCTGGCCGTGGGGGTCGTGACCCGGGCTGCGTGTGAGCGGATCGCGCACACCGCGTTCCGACTCGCGCAGCAGCGGCGCAAGCGCGTCACGGTGGTGCACAAGGCGAATGTGCTGTCGATCACCACGGGACTGTTCCGCGACGTCTGCCGGGAGATGGGTCGGCACTACCCGGACGTCGACGTCGACGATGCACATGTCGACGCGATGGCCGCGCACCTGGTGCGGCGCGGCGAGGACTACGACGTGATCGTCACCGAGAACATGTTCGGCGACATCCTCTCCGACCTCGCCGGTGAGCTGTCGGGTTCGCTGGGCACGGCCGCGTCCATCAACGCGTCCGATACCAAGGTGATGGCGCAGGCGGCCCACGGTGCGGCGCCCGACATCTCCGGCCGCAACCGGGCCAACCCCACCGCGATGATCATGTCGGCGGCGATGCTGCTCGACTGGCTCGCCGCGGTGCGGCACGAGCCCGCCCTGGGAACCGCGGCCGAGCGGATCCGCGGGGCGGTCGAGCGTACGGTCGCGTCCGGGGTGGTCACCGCCGACCTCGGCGGGCTCGCGTCGACGAGCGAGTTCACCGAGTCCGTTATCGCACGGGTGTTCCGCCGATGA